In Bacillota bacterium, a genomic segment contains:
- a CDS encoding alpha/beta-type small acid-soluble spore protein → MARLAPKLLPESTLDTFKYEVASELGLMPKIEAVGWPLMASRECGLVGGRIGGRMVRAMIRFAQESLVTPEA, encoded by the coding sequence AAACTGCTGCCAGAGAGTACGCTGGATACGTTCAAGTATGAAGTTGCCTCCGAACTAGGCTTGATGCCTAAGATCGAGGCGGTAGGCTGGCCTCTTATGGCATCCCGGGAATGTGGCCTTGTCGGAGGCCGCATAGGTGGCCGGATGGTGAGGGCCATGATCAGGTTCGCCCAAGAATCGCTGGTGACGCCGGAAGCCTGA